A part of Rhinoderma darwinii isolate aRhiDar2 chromosome 1, aRhiDar2.hap1, whole genome shotgun sequence genomic DNA contains:
- the LOC142671959 gene encoding gastrula zinc finger protein XlCGF66.1-like isoform X4 encodes MDKDRNEMSRRILDFTLEIIYLLSGEEYTIVKKTSGDCTTPIIHESGGWSSSPSPITEPPPHSRIQEKKILELIYKITELLTGEVPIRCQDVAVYFSMEEWEYLEGYKDLYEEVMMGNYRPRTSQGWGDTGCMH; translated from the exons atggacaaggacaggaatgagatgagcagaagaatattagactttaccttggagatcatctacctgctgagcggagag gagtacacaatagtgaagaagacatcgggtgactgtacgactcccatcatccatgagtcaggaggatggagcagtagtccgagccccatcacagagccgccccctcactcccggatacaagagaagaagatcttagaactgatctacaagattactgagctgctgactggagag gttcctataaggtgtcaggatgtcgctgtctatttctccatggaggagtgggagtatctagaaggatacaaggatctgtacgaggaggtcatgatggggaACTACCGGCcccgcacatcacaag
- the LOC142671959 gene encoding gastrula zinc finger protein XlCGF66.1-like isoform X3, translated as MDKDRNEMSRRILDFTLEIIYLLSGEEYTIVKKTSGDCTTPIIHESGGWSSSPSPITEPPPHSRIQEKKILELIYKITELLTGEVPIRCQDVAVYFSMEEWEYLEGYKDLYEEVMMGNYRPRTSQGFLSSGWDVSPGVLS; from the exons atggacaaggacaggaatgagatgagcagaagaatattagactttaccttggagatcatctacctgctgagcggagag gagtacacaatagtgaagaagacatcgggtgactgtacgactcccatcatccatgagtcaggaggatggagcagtagtccgagccccatcacagagccgccccctcactcccggatacaagagaagaagatcttagaactgatctacaagattactgagctgctgactggagag gttcctataaggtgtcaggatgtcgctgtctatttctccatggaggagtgggagtatctagaaggatacaaggatctgtacgaggaggtcatgatggggaACTACCGGCcccgcacatcacaag gtttcctgtccagcggatgggacgtctctccaggggtgctgtcatag